Genomic window (Helianthus annuus cultivar XRQ/B chromosome 3, HanXRQr2.0-SUNRISE, whole genome shotgun sequence):
TCCGAACAAGTGTCCACATCACAGTTTTGATGAGCACCAAGACACCTGAAAATGTAATAAGTCATTCATTTAGGGTGTTAAAAGGGTTGTGTTCGAAACCGAAAATTGTGTCAAACTTAAAAACTTGAACATGGCAGGAAAATTTACGGGTTGACCCAACGACAACCCGTTTGacccccaatttttttttcatataaaattattttaaaattaaagttttaaacaaaaaaacaaatgtatataaaaaattataattttattacTAAATCCTATGTCGATTTCTTTTTAAGTTACAATTATGACATTAAATATCTGacaaaaaattataataataaaaacgAATTAAATGTGTTAACCTGTCAAATAAATCGAAGCTGACACGTTTAGCTATATAGATTGACAGATTTAACTAAAAACTAACCCGAACATGTTTAAATAAGGAGGCACGGTGTTGTCGGCAAATTAAGTCGGTAAAGTTGTTTACCGAATAGGTAAACCATTGCCTATACCCATTTTACCGAAGAACATGATGCAATGCGGTGAGGGTATACCGAATCGGGGAATGGGAGGGAAGGGGAGAAAGAGGGGGTGTGTGGTGCGGTCAATGTCCTCTcgaccaatcacacattttttcttttttttaatagtTTACCTATTTGAAAGTGTCTAACCACTTTCTACACCGTAACTTCCAACCCACAAAAAAATCACAAGCCAACTTGTGAACCCTAGCCTTCTAGAAACAATCGACCACCACATCAACACGCAAAGAGAAAGTGACCCCTCAATCACCCTCCTCTTTTCTATATATATCAGTCTCTTCCAAAACCCACAACTCGACTCAAACCTTCCAATTTCTCCAAACCCTTCCATTTCTATCTGAAGAATGATCCACACCTTAACCACACCGCTCGGGGGACCGTCCCTCATATTCCTCAATAATAACCGGCTATCGCCGGTTACTTCAACCGGAAAAGTGTATTTCCGGCGTCAGAACCCCTGCAACGCCGTGCTTCAAGCCGATCCGGCGGTTGATTCGAGTTCTAAAACACGTTTTAGTCTCTACGAAGTTTTAAGAGTTAAACGTGACGCTACGTCTAACGAGATTAAGGCTGCGTACCGGAATTTAGCGAAGGTTTATCATCCGGATTGTTCTGAGATTGAGAAACATGATGACCGGAAGTTTATTGAGATTCATGATGCGTACGCTACGCTGTGTAATCCGGCGGATCGAGCGATGTATGATATGAAACTGAACATACGATCGGCCGTCGGGAAAAGGCGGGGGGTTTGCACATTCCGGCGATGGGAGACTGACCAGTGTTGGTAGAGTtttaagttttgtatatgggacATTTcgttgtttgaaaaaaaaaaacaaatagaaatCGAAAATCGTGTAAATTAGTAATGTCTTGACttaattttattaataattatcAAATAATGctaaccaattaaaaaaaattattaccAAATTGTGTTAATCTCTATGACTAATATAAAAACAGCCAATGATATATAATCTGTATCTCTTGTTGAAATTTGTTATAACGGACGGATGAGCTCGGACCGTATTGATATCGAATTGAAAATATCAATCTTGAAAATTGCAAAAGTAAATGTGGGTATTGGTACTGGTACCAAAGACGGTTTGTGTAGTAGGGTGTTGGTATTCGAATCCAAAAAAACCATACTAAACCGAAAGTACTGTTACTGAAAAGCACAAAAAGTGGGTACCAAATTGATACCAAATAGCTTGGTATGGTTTCAATTCAAtactagtctaagtacccgtgtgttacacggtgGGCCAACAATAATTAATATTATTCAACACCATCTAAGTAAACATCTTAATTAAATAAACGTTGAACTACGAACATCTTTATCAACATTACACGTAAttgaaaacaaacaaagaagacaaagttcACAATTTGTTAACACTTCCTTATAAACGACATTTGATGTTTTATCGGTAGGTTTGCCGTCCTTGTCTAATATAAACAATTTGACCCCGTCTCTGGTTTTTACCCTTGATAAAGCCACATACAACTGACCATGCGTAAAAACAGGTTGTCTCAAGTACAGACCAACCCTTGATAACGATTGCCCTTGACTTTTGTTGATAGTCATCGCAAAACACACAGCTATCGGAAATTGCCTCCTTTGAAACGCAAAAGGAATCTTTTTGTCTGAAGGTATCAAATTAAGTCTCGGTATGTAGGTGCGAGTGCCGATATTTCCTCCAGATATGATTTCTGTTTCTATGACACGGTTGTATAATCTTTTTATCTGTAACCTCGTACCGTTGCATAAACCATTTTGTTGGTCAATGTTACGTAATAGCATTACTGGCACACCAACTTTGAGTACTAACCTATGATTAGGCAAACCTGATACTTTAAGACCATTCAACACATCTGGTGAGTATAGTTTTAGCTGTGTTGAATTAGGATTCTCAGTCTGACAAAGACTATCGGAGCTTAGATACTCTCTTTCTTCGCCTGGGAATAACTCTAACAACCTGTCATTTATCTCATCCACAACCTCGTTCTTAGGCGCAAGTATAACCCTCTCGCTAAAGTAGTTATGGTTGTTGTAGTTATCTAAAATTGAAGGATAAACGAAATCAATTAAAGATGAAATGGGATCAGAGGTGTCCTTAATTAGAAGATCCGGTGGTATTTCAATTGTTGCTTCCCCGTCATTAGGACAACCAACATTTCCCTCACCCAAATCCAAAAGCCACTTGGCAAAATTATTGATTTCTTCAATATCCGATGTAGAGCGTCCAATGGTTAATCTCAAGTTTTTTGTTAGCCTTAGCAACTTGCATTTACTCCACAAATATGACGAACATAGCGAGGCATTCACTATCTCTTGTCTTCCACCATTGGGGACAACAGGAAGAATTTGTCTaaaatcaccaccaaaaacaacaacCTTACCTCCAAATGATATTTCAGAACCTATGGAAGTGTCCATATTGAATATGTCATTCATCGTTCTATCCAAAGCTTCGAAGGCGTGTTTATGAACCATTGGGGCTTCATCCCATATAACTAACTTGGTTTCATGTAGTAATCTAGCTGTGTCACTGTCTGGTTTTATATGACAAACTGAATCCTCAGTAAGATTTAAAGGAATATGAAACCGGGAGTGTGCAGTCCTGCCACCAGTCAGTAGCAACGATGCAATTCCACTTGATGCGACATTTAATACAATTTGACCTTTAGATCTAATTGCTGCCGACAATGTCTTCCATAAGAAGGTTTTACCGGTTCCACCATATCCATAGACAAAGAATACACCACCTGTGTCACTGTCAACGGCTTTCAGTATTTCTTCAAAAACAGACCGTTGTTCATCGTTTAGCATACTCATTTGGCTTTCGTACTCGTTTCCACGATCTAATTGGATGTAACAACGCTCCTCATATATCAGGCGATTTTGTGAATCAGCTAAAGTGTTACGCCCTAATTCACGTCTGaccaaaagtcgcagcggaaatgcATGTATAAAAATTTCTTCCATAATAATACCTTGGCTTATTTGAAATTTTATTTTCGAAACAACCTTTTTATATAGAATACAACAACTGACTCAATTATAGAATAAATCATAGCTTATGTACAACAAATTTCATCCTTAGACAACCCCGTACAATCCCTCAAGTGACTCAGTCCTCGATCTTTATACCTTGATGATCCTCCGTGTCCTGTACAACCTGCATTCACCATTTACATTCAAACATTAGCACACAATGTATAAACAAGATCATTCACGTACACATCACATCTCTTTCTTTATCGACTTCGAGAATTAcatctgcgtatccatttcctggtgaggcttcatgaatgtacctgcattacttatcATTCTTGTGGTACACCATTAATAACGTTAATCATCGATGTGTCTAAATCATACACATATACGTatttacatacccacatacatatacatctacatacatacgtacactCATACATACCCTTATGCATATCTACATACATAGCTACGTACTTACATATCCTTCCTACAACTAGACATACATTCAAACACTCATGCATATTATTAAGCATAACTACATAACCCACTACATACGTACACTTGGAGTTATAAACATACATACCTTTCCTTTATCAAAAATGCATCAGAAACTTGAGTTTGGTCCATTCAGGAGCTTAACGGAGCGCCGGGACACGAACTGGATCAACCGGGTTCACATATGGAAGAAAACAGAAAACATAAACtctgggcaccgtcgccgacgcccatattggccgtcggcgacgcaccTCCGTCGTCCAAAAGCTCCGTAGACAGAAAACTGGGCCGTCGGCCAAAATCCAATTCCCAcatgccgtcggcgacggccctttctgggcgtcggcgacggcccctcgTTTATTCATTTTCCTGCTGTGTTGTTTCGTTGTTCGCATAAACTAAAATTCGCATAACTTTCAacccgtttacccgtttaacctcccgttcctttctacatgcttgtaaattcaccgTTTATCATAAGAACCCAAAACCcaacatccggattaaggaaattcttgtCTTACACGCTCTTGGCTTATTATTCACttatgaattattcgacccgttatgggtatttacaCATTAAAAGGTCTATAACATACATaaccctatacttcgctttcatactaAACCAAGAcgttactctaatcgaataactcaCTTCCAAATGACTTTTAAGGTCGTTTACCCGAAATCTCcaccaagggcgtttttgtcaacctTGCCCCATTGTTAACAACAAGCACTACCTTGCATAAGCAACCAATCCTACTACCTAGTTACGATTCTCAATCACGCATgccttgctcggatcaaagctgagatccgtttaatacttcatcgatatcataccatttgttcctATTCGATCTCAATTATCATACCTAGTTAAGTTGCATATAACTTTACATAaataactaagaagtgattacggaatcacttaccttgtgcatccgtgttcatacccgcttgcttgcctcatcttgacccgttagtcttTCGTGCTTGAGTCCATGTCCACATGATCCCTAATGCTTTCATATTACCGCAATTACATCCTTGTTAGTGTACACGATTTCACATCTAAATGATCATATCAAGAGCGTaactcacatttgactttcatggtCAAGTCTAATAAACATAAAGCATACATCCAAAAACCACATCTTTTTAGACTCATGCAATCCATCACGTTAACGCATAAAACACATATTAATTTAGCACCTACCATACGACACTATGTACATTTCGTACTTATGATGCTAAAGTacctacaaccacatgatcacataatcatactCGCATACAAATTTGCTTACATATACTTTCACATATCATACACCTTCGCTCTTAATTACCTTGATTCAAGCACATCTAATACAAGGTGAGCATTACACCATTCAAGCACAAggtacaagctcctaatgcataattttaccaaaccatacattcaatccgaattctcatatggactccaccttaagcacacttaacatattattttGCTAACGACTACACCATAAACACCTTCTATACATACTACCCACAACTTTCATACGATTTCACAATTTtgttctcttaggcatttcatcgaacacttggcgggtatcacatttgtaaaacattatgtacaagctttTAAAGCGTGATTCCTACTAATTCTTCACATAACTTATTAACAATCAATCAAGCTCATAACAATATTTCGCCCTAACTACGGACATATGGTTGTGACACCAATTATTCGTAACAAGATCATCAAAAACAATCAAATTAACACATAGAAATCTCAATGTTTCTAGCCATTccttgacatgcaagtgggttttgccTAATCCATGTTCATATTCAAAATTTAACATATCTCGATGTCTACTCAGCCATTGCAACCATCATTCATACTAGATTTAGCATTACATTCACGAATTACACTAAACCCactaaatcaaacatcaccaaattgcaaCATTCGACTTACTTGATGTAGGAAATGCTTAGATGATCACCATTCTTAGTTTATGCAGTCAACTAGCCTTCGATTTCCCTTTTaatttgaagattttgaagaaacTAGGGTTTGAACCCTTTTCTTCCTTCCTGCtcatcgacacacacacacactctatgtgtgtgtgtggtgttttaatttcttttttataaaatcatgtttcccacttaacggttttggtccctctAGTTTCATTTTGGTTAAATAAGAGATTAAAACTTATTTGTTTACATCAACCGGGTTTTTAATTTACTAAACccgtttttggggcgttacataaAGACGCTTCATCAGGATATTGCATTGTTACAAACCTTCGTAGAGATAAGTTATTTCGAACTAAAAATTTTTATATTTCGCCCAGAGCATAGTTTTTAAGGTGGTCCTCAGGAACTGACAAAGCTGTAAAATGTGAAATCAAGTTAATATAATTAATTACAAACATTAATCTATaccttataataaaacaaaacaaacttatGCCATTTGTCCTATTCTTAAAAAGCTTATTGCCACGTGTCATTTGATTGCATGTCTGATTTTTCTTTTGAGCGGCAATGTATTGGAGGTCTTTTGGCATCCCGTTTTTCACTTTCAATTAACAACATAATATTTTCCTAAATCTATACGCATATATCAGTTTCCATCCTTCTCTCATATAATCTCAAATAATCCTACCAGAGATCCGAATTCCATCTTTCTCTATGATCATCTTCCAAAATATGAATGAGTTTCCATATTTAAGGATCATTGGTTGCATAAACCCTAGATCTATAAATCCATACGTATTCAGTCGTTTTTTCACATCGATTCGGTTGTTAATCGATTTATGAATCATCCTCTTTTTCTTCGCATCGATTTGGCTGTCAATCGATTTGTCAATCATTATTTAAGGTACGATTCTTTAATCTGTATGCATATTTCTCTGGTCGTTGACATCTATGTTGTTATCAATCATTATCTGTGTTCGTTATCAATTCTTCTGATATGTATGCAGGTCTTATAATTTCTACTGAATTGTATAAGCAAACATATGAATCTTGTGTTAAGCTTCtgatgttgtatcaatttttagGGCTTTTTATGAATTTGTTTTTGTATCAATATCTGATTTTGTATCGATTTCCACTGAATAACATAAGTAAACATATAAATCTTTTGTGAAGCTTCTGATTTGTATCAATTTTTAGGGCTCTTATATTAGGGCTTTCTTATCTTGACTTATTCGACTGAATGATATAAGTAAACATATGAATCAGTTGTGAAGCTTCTTATTTTGTATTAAATTTTAGGGCTTTTATTTGTAGGCTTTTTATCTTGACTGATAAGACTGAATGATTGGTAGCTAACTTAATGTTTTATGTGATTTGTAGATAGagtgatgtaaatcaatgtgaTTGTTTACTTAATATGCTATAGTTCTATATATTGTGAGCGAATTTATTTGGCCTTTATTTCTGACATTCAAATCTGAGCATTAGACACTCTGTTTATGTGATATGTAAGGGATTGTTTTATGTGATTTGTTAAATATGTTATTCGTAGCCAACTGTTCAGATTTATAAATCTTATAAATATAAACATGTTGGAAATTGCTTTTAGATCTTTTTCAGTAATTAAATCCATTTTCTGCTGTTATATTATATTGACTCAAGTGGTTGTCCAGTTCTATTTGACTCATTTATTATTCGCTCTTCGATATACCAACCAACCTTTTAATAACAAAGTTTAAAGTAAAAGAAAAGGAAGTTGCTTTTACTTGGTCACTTCCCTTCTCTCATAATAAATCTATAGACGCCCACATAGTGTAAGATTTAGTAGCTTAAATGTTTATATCACTGTTACTTATTGATTGCGTTAGATACATGTTTTGAAAATTACTAAACAGTTTTATTCTATGGTTTATAGAGTCATGGCTCCAGCGTTTGTGAAGGTTATTTATGATGCTTCACCGTCATGT
Coding sequences:
- the LOC110932119 gene encoding chaperone protein dnaJ 11, chloroplastic → MIHTLTTPLGGPSLIFLNNNRLSPVTSTGKVYFRRQNPCNAVLQADPAVDSSSKTRFSLYEVLRVKRDATSNEIKAAYRNLAKVYHPDCSEIEKHDDRKFIEIHDAYATLCNPADRAMYDMKLNIRSAVGKRRGVCTFRRWETDQCW
- the LOC110932118 gene encoding ATP-dependent DNA helicase pif1-like, which produces MSMLNDEQRSVFEEILKAVDSDTGGVFFVYGYGGTGKTFLWKTLSAAIRSKGQIVLNVASSGIASLLLTGGRTAHSRFHIPLNLTEDSVCHIKPDSDTARLLHETKLVIWDEAPMVHKHAFEALDRTMNDIFNMDTSIGSEISFGGKVVVFGGDFRQILPVVPNGGRQEIVNASLCSSYLWSKCKLLRLTKNLRLTIGRSTSDIEEINNFAKWLLDLGEGNVGCPNDGEATIEIPPDLLIKDTSDPISSLIDFVYPSILDNYNNHNYFSERVILAPKNEVVDEINDRLLELFPGEEREYLSSDSLPNHRLVLKVGVPVMLLRNIDQQNGLCNGTRLQIKRLYNRVIETEIISGGNIGTRTYIPRLNLIPSDKKIPFAFQRRQFPIAVCFAMTINKSQGQSLSRVGLYLRQPVFTHGQLYVALSRVKTRDGVKLFILDKDGKPTDKTSNVVYKEVLTNCELCLLCLFSITCNVDKDVRSSTFI